In Caldicellulosiruptor obsidiansis OB47, a single window of DNA contains:
- the hisIE gene encoding bifunctional phosphoribosyl-AMP cyclohydrolase/phosphoribosyl-ATP diphosphatase HisIE, with amino-acid sequence MIDISQLKFDQNGLIPVIVQDSSTGKVLMLAYMNREALELTIQTGYMHYFSRSRNKIWKKGETSGNVQKLKNLFLDCDGDTLLAIVEQTGVACHTGNETCFFTTLEGNGEKIATDIIFSLMETINDRKQNYVEGSYTCYLFEKGLDKIVKKIGEEATEVVIGAKNGQKEEIIYEISDLMYHLSVLLAYFNLDWPDIFKSLKERMK; translated from the coding sequence ATGATAGATATTTCACAATTGAAGTTTGACCAAAATGGACTTATACCTGTTATTGTTCAAGATAGTTCAACAGGCAAAGTACTTATGCTGGCGTACATGAACAGGGAAGCTTTGGAACTTACAATTCAGACAGGATACATGCATTATTTTAGCCGAAGCAGAAACAAGATATGGAAAAAAGGAGAGACTTCAGGCAATGTCCAAAAACTGAAAAATTTGTTTTTGGATTGTGATGGTGACACTTTGCTTGCAATTGTCGAGCAGACAGGGGTGGCGTGTCACACAGGAAACGAAACATGTTTTTTCACTACTTTAGAAGGTAATGGAGAAAAGATTGCAACTGATATTATCTTTTCATTGATGGAAACAATTAATGATAGAAAGCAAAATTATGTAGAAGGTTCATATACCTGTTATTTATTTGAAAAAGGACTTGATAAGATAGTTAAGAAGATTGGCGAGGAGGCAACAGAGGTAGTAATTGGAGCAAAGAATGGTCAAAAAGAAGAGATTATCTATGAAATATCTGATTTGATGTATCACTTGAGTGTTTTGCTGGCGTATTTTAACCTCGACTGGCCAGATATTTTCAAAAGTTTGAAGGAGAGAATGAAATAA
- a CDS encoding mannose-1-phosphate guanylyltransferase: MQRFAVVMAGGGGTRFWPLSRSSSPKQFLNLSGNDILINETIDRISKVIPKENIFIVTNINQKEMIEKVLDEEIDRNNIIYEPIGRNTAACILYAALKIKKIHEDGIMCVFPSDHYIKDNDGFAEVINTCIEIAEKHDKLITIGINPTFPSTGYGYIKFDRDSSDKYEKKAYEVLEFVEKPSFDRAKAYIKSGNYLWNSGMFVWKIDTIIQNFNRFLPRIYNRFYSIYEYLWTDQEFEKIEEIYPSLQDISIDYGIMERTDEVVVVPGDFGWNDVGSWDSLGAIFPPDDDGNIVKALHVGIDTRDCIIYGNNRLIATINVSDVIIAETEDAVLVCSKNRAQDVKKIVEMLKERKLDKFI; this comes from the coding sequence ATGCAAAGATTTGCAGTGGTTATGGCAGGTGGTGGCGGTACAAGGTTTTGGCCTTTGTCACGAAGCTCATCGCCAAAACAATTTTTAAACCTCTCTGGAAATGACATTTTGATAAATGAAACAATTGATAGGATATCAAAGGTCATCCCTAAGGAAAATATCTTTATTGTTACCAACATAAATCAAAAAGAGATGATAGAAAAGGTTCTTGATGAAGAGATAGATAGAAACAACATCATTTATGAACCAATTGGAAGAAACACAGCAGCTTGTATTTTATATGCTGCACTTAAAATTAAAAAGATACATGAAGATGGAATAATGTGTGTATTTCCATCTGACCACTATATTAAAGATAATGATGGATTTGCTGAAGTAATAAATACCTGTATTGAAATTGCTGAAAAGCATGATAAACTTATAACAATTGGAATAAACCCCACTTTTCCTTCGACTGGTTATGGTTATATAAAGTTTGACAGAGATTCCAGTGATAAATATGAGAAAAAAGCTTACGAGGTTTTAGAATTTGTTGAAAAGCCATCATTTGACAGAGCAAAAGCGTATATAAAAAGTGGTAATTACTTGTGGAATAGTGGGATGTTTGTATGGAAGATAGACACAATTATTCAAAACTTCAATAGATTCTTGCCCAGAATCTACAATAGGTTTTATTCTATATATGAGTATCTTTGGACAGACCAAGAGTTTGAGAAAATAGAGGAAATATATCCATCTCTTCAGGATATATCTATTGACTATGGAATAATGGAAAGAACTGACGAGGTAGTAGTGGTACCCGGTGATTTTGGCTGGAACGACGTAGGGTCATGGGATTCACTTGGTGCAATATTTCCGCCAGATGATGATGGTAACATTGTGAAAGCTTTGCATGTTGGGATTGATACGCGTGACTGCATAATTTATGGAAATAACCGACTTATCGCCACAATTAATGTGTCTGATGTAATTATTGCTGAAACAGAAGATGCAGTTCTTGTTTGTTCAAAAAACAGAGCACAGGATGTTAAAAAGATTGTTGAAATGCTCAAAGAACGAAAGCTGGATAAGTTTATTTAA
- the murJ gene encoding murein biosynthesis integral membrane protein MurJ — translation MSDSAKKITKATFFVIVATILSKLFGFLREVVLGAFYGTSYKLDSLIAAQLLPGVFFASILASFSTTFIPIYNEILVKENKEKASRFASKSLFLIVLAALVVAVIGSIFSPFIVEMIFRGFDRSTKQLTWQLMRITFFYIIFLGANYILQGFLQSNENFVVPVLVGLPFNVIIIFSAFLKKEFDIYGVAVAFVLGYFSMVLFQIPFAEKKGFKFKLDFNLRDPYINKLFKLVLPVFIGSSVMSLNSFVDRYLASFLPEGSISALNFADKLNGVVYGIFSGSISAVIYPYLSRFFSSEKKEEFKKYLVLSINSLILIMVPITATVLVLSREIVQFVYERGAFDSRSTYLTSGALMFFSLGYLGYAVREILSRTFYSIQDTLTPMKNGIFAVVINIILNIVLVKFLKHRGLALGTSIVAYVSVFLLMRSLFKKIGKIELKSSLVVFIKALFASFVMAISIIFAKNLIQVKTPVTFITKVINLSIWGFCGVISYSTVIYLLKIKEAQWVLENSIKVIKKVRGLAAK, via the coding sequence ATGTCTGACAGTGCCAAGAAAATTACTAAAGCAACTTTTTTTGTTATCGTTGCAACTATACTGTCAAAATTGTTTGGATTTTTGCGTGAGGTTGTTTTAGGTGCTTTCTACGGGACAAGTTATAAATTGGACTCTTTAATTGCAGCCCAGCTGTTGCCGGGCGTTTTTTTTGCAAGTATTTTAGCTTCTTTTTCTACTACCTTTATCCCTATATACAATGAAATATTAGTAAAAGAGAACAAAGAGAAAGCAAGCAGATTTGCAAGCAAGTCCCTTTTTTTAATTGTCTTAGCTGCGCTTGTAGTGGCGGTGATAGGTTCTATCTTTTCACCGTTTATAGTTGAAATGATATTTAGGGGATTTGATAGATCTACAAAACAGTTGACCTGGCAGCTGATGAGAATCACATTTTTTTATATAATTTTTTTAGGCGCTAACTATATCTTGCAAGGATTTCTTCAGTCTAATGAAAATTTTGTGGTGCCTGTACTTGTAGGACTACCATTCAATGTAATTATCATCTTTTCAGCCTTTTTAAAGAAAGAATTTGACATTTATGGTGTTGCTGTTGCATTTGTACTTGGATACTTTTCGATGGTATTGTTTCAAATACCATTTGCAGAAAAAAAAGGGTTTAAGTTTAAATTAGATTTTAACCTACGTGACCCGTATATAAATAAACTCTTTAAACTTGTTCTGCCCGTATTTATCGGTTCGTCGGTGATGTCGCTTAATTCTTTTGTTGACAGGTACTTAGCTTCATTTTTACCTGAGGGAAGTATTTCAGCTTTGAATTTTGCAGATAAACTCAATGGAGTAGTTTATGGTATATTTAGTGGTTCAATCTCGGCTGTAATTTATCCGTATTTATCACGATTTTTTTCAAGTGAAAAGAAAGAAGAGTTCAAAAAATACTTAGTACTTTCTATAAATTCTCTCATATTAATTATGGTGCCAATTACAGCTACAGTTTTGGTGTTATCACGCGAAATTGTTCAGTTTGTATATGAAAGAGGAGCGTTTGACAGCCGTTCAACTTATCTGACAAGTGGTGCGCTTATGTTTTTTTCTTTGGGGTATTTAGGATATGCGGTGAGAGAAATTCTTAGTAGGACTTTTTATTCGATTCAGGATACTCTCACACCTATGAAAAATGGTATTTTTGCTGTAGTAATTAATATAATTTTAAATATTGTGCTTGTTAAATTTTTAAAACACAGAGGTTTAGCACTGGGTACCAGCATTGTTGCTTATGTGTCAGTGTTTTTGCTTATGCGTAGTTTATTTAAAAAGATAGGAAAGATTGAACTAAAAAGCTCCTTGGTAGTATTCATAAAAGCCTTGTTTGCTTCTTTTGTAATGGCTATTAGTATTATTTTTGCAAAAAATCTGATACAAGTAAAAACGCCTGTGACGTTTATAACTAAGGTAATCAATCTTTCGATTTGGGGATTTTGTGGAGTAATTTCATATAGTACAGTAATTTATTTATTGAAAATAAAAGAGGCCCAATGGGTATTGGAAAATTCAATAAAAGTGATTAAAAAGGTTAGAGGATTAGCTGCAAAATAA
- a CDS encoding GNAT family N-acetyltransferase: MKLFDSHSHRYPIYVAEENSTILGYGYLSPFSEKEAYSITVEDTIYIHPLYRGRGIGKQILKFLIKRAKDTGAANIIAKVCAENCMSLHLHKSFGFVEVGKLTKVGSKFGRFLDVIILQLIL; encoded by the coding sequence TTGAAATTGTTCGATAGCCACAGTCACAGGTACCCTATTTATGTAGCAGAAGAAAATTCCACTATATTGGGTTATGGTTATCTCTCCCCGTTCTCAGAGAAAGAAGCTTATTCAATCACAGTTGAAGACACTATATACATACATCCATTGTATAGGGGCAGAGGGATTGGCAAGCAGATTTTAAAATTTTTAATAAAAAGAGCTAAAGACACAGGGGCTGCAAACATAATTGCAAAAGTGTGCGCTGAAAACTGTATGAGTTTGCATCTACACAAATCATTTGGTTTTGTAGAAGTCGGAAAGCTCACCAAAGTTGGTAGCAAATTTGGTAGGTTTTTGGATGTTATTATTTTGCAGCTAATCCTCTAA
- the nth gene encoding endonuclease III, which yields MTKKEKANYVIKELLKIYPQPKCTLNYNKPYELLIATILAAQSTDERVNKITAELFKKYPTLESFAEADLSELENDIKPVGFYKNKAKSIKETARILVEKYNGTLPTTIEELVKLKGVGRKTANVIMANIYGIPSIIVDTHCMRLSNRLGLVNSKDATKIELELRDIVEPQLYTIFSNLMVYHGRAVCKAIKPKCEVCTIKDVCKYFKARK from the coding sequence ATTACTAAAAAAGAAAAAGCAAACTATGTGATAAAAGAACTTTTAAAGATTTATCCACAGCCAAAGTGTACTTTAAATTATAATAAACCATATGAGCTTTTAATTGCAACCATTTTAGCAGCACAGAGTACAGACGAGCGTGTAAATAAGATTACAGCTGAGCTTTTCAAAAAATATCCTACGCTTGAAAGTTTTGCAGAGGCAGACCTTTCTGAGCTTGAGAATGATATAAAGCCTGTTGGGTTTTATAAAAACAAAGCTAAAAGTATAAAAGAGACTGCAAGAATCTTAGTTGAAAAATATAATGGTACGTTGCCAACTACTATTGAAGAACTTGTAAAACTTAAAGGAGTTGGGAGAAAGACAGCAAATGTAATAATGGCAAATATCTATGGAATACCTTCCATAATAGTTGACACTCACTGTATGAGACTTTCAAACAGGCTTGGACTTGTAAATAGTAAAGATGCAACAAAGATAGAGCTTGAGCTGAGAGATATTGTAGAGCCTCAGTTGTACACTATATTTAGCAATTTGATGGTTTACCATGGGCGAGCAGTTTGCAAGGCAATAAAACCAAAATGTGAAGTGTGTACTATAAAAGATGTTTGTAAGTATTTCAAGGCCCGAAAATAG
- a CDS encoding acyl-CoA dehydratase activase-related protein produces the protein MKVGVPNSFCYAGMENFFIRVIPEVLEDSQIIFSGKTTKEIVEYGLKNSCDELCIPVKIFIGHVEYLIKQNQVDALFLPRLVSVLPGTYSCPKIIGIPDIIKSNYHGIELVVPEINLRKKRKIMSEESMKNEQLFDFPMAKIAKTKNIMVLAHSYVIFDEFLNKGILETIKNAGYNPIYPAYYRFNSFYISSDLPKEFFWSSARDIYNYFEWARNSTNVDGVIYLMTFGCGIDSILQELIMKKCNKIGLPYLCITVDEHCAGVGIQTRIEAYLDMIEWRSNRNEKSCLPAHG, from the coding sequence GTGAAGGTAGGAGTTCCAAATAGTTTTTGCTATGCTGGAATGGAAAACTTTTTTATAAGAGTTATACCAGAAGTCTTAGAAGATTCTCAAATAATCTTTTCAGGCAAGACAACAAAAGAAATCGTAGAATATGGTCTTAAAAATAGTTGTGATGAACTCTGTATTCCCGTAAAAATCTTTATTGGACATGTAGAGTATTTGATAAAACAAAACCAGGTAGATGCCTTGTTTTTACCACGCCTTGTGTCTGTATTGCCAGGCACCTATTCATGTCCCAAAATTATTGGTATTCCGGATATCATAAAATCTAATTATCATGGGATTGAATTGGTGGTACCTGAGATAAATTTAAGAAAAAAGCGGAAAATAATGTCGGAAGAAAGTATGAAAAATGAACAACTTTTTGATTTTCCTATGGCCAAGATAGCTAAAACCAAAAATATAATGGTATTGGCTCATAGCTATGTTATTTTTGATGAATTTCTAAACAAAGGTATATTGGAAACTATAAAAAACGCAGGCTACAATCCTATTTATCCCGCATACTATCGTTTTAATTCTTTTTATATTTCCTCTGATTTGCCGAAAGAATTCTTCTGGTCCTCTGCTAGGGACATCTACAATTATTTTGAGTGGGCAAGAAATAGTACAAATGTTGATGGAGTAATATACCTTATGACATTTGGATGTGGAATTGACTCTATTTTGCAAGAATTAATAATGAAAAAATGTAATAAAATTGGACTACCTTATCTTTGTATAACTGTGGACGAGCATTGTGCTGGTGTGGGGATACAAACAAGAATAGAAGCGTATTTAGATATGATTGAATGGAGGAGTAATAGAAATGAAAAAAGTTGCCTTCCCGCACATGGGTAA
- a CDS encoding acyl-CoA dehydratase activase-related protein: MKKVAFPHMGNLFVIAKALFEELGFEVVIPPYNNKSALEIGKRLSPECICLPFKLNMGNFIQAIEMGADTIVIFGGCGPCRFGYYGALEKEIIKDLGYDVEMIVIEPLFYGLRNFLEQVSKIFARKNIASVLKRVYRLAKKVDGIEKKVHFLRPREMVKGSVDKIYERFRKEALKVCGIDQMERLVDTTNVLLDNLYIVNEKVRKIGIVGEIYTIIDSFSSLNIEKILGDMGCEVERNLYISQWIDTHLIYPIFKRKDPIIKRYSKGIMPALIGGHARETISYAKYFAAQKYDGILHIFPLTCMPEIIAKSVLNGIKNQINIPILHVVVDEVDSDVGIKTRLEAFLDLIEARSDNVEQRLLSWD; encoded by the coding sequence ATGAAAAAAGTTGCCTTCCCGCACATGGGTAATCTTTTTGTTATTGCTAAGGCTCTTTTTGAAGAACTTGGATTTGAAGTGGTCATTCCTCCATATAACAACAAAAGCGCTCTTGAAATTGGAAAGAGACTTTCGCCCGAATGTATTTGCCTGCCTTTTAAATTGAACATGGGGAATTTCATCCAAGCAATTGAAATGGGCGCAGACACCATTGTAATTTTTGGTGGCTGTGGACCATGTAGATTTGGATACTATGGTGCACTTGAAAAGGAGATTATCAAAGATTTGGGCTATGATGTGGAGATGATAGTCATTGAACCTCTTTTTTATGGTCTTAGGAATTTTTTGGAGCAGGTGAGTAAGATATTTGCAAGAAAAAATATAGCCAGTGTATTAAAGAGAGTGTATAGGTTAGCCAAAAAGGTAGATGGAATTGAGAAAAAAGTACATTTTTTAAGACCAAGGGAAATGGTTAAGGGAAGCGTAGATAAAATATATGAAAGGTTCAGAAAGGAAGCACTAAAAGTTTGCGGAATTGATCAAATGGAAAGATTGGTTGATACCACGAATGTTTTGCTTGACAACTTGTACATTGTAAATGAGAAGGTCAGAAAAATAGGAATTGTAGGAGAGATATACACCATTATTGATAGTTTTTCAAGCTTGAACATTGAAAAAATACTTGGTGATATGGGATGCGAGGTTGAACGAAATCTTTATATTTCCCAGTGGATTGATACACATCTAATATATCCAATATTTAAAAGAAAAGATCCAATTATTAAGAGATATTCTAAAGGTATAATGCCAGCTTTAATTGGAGGCCACGCAAGAGAGACTATTTCTTATGCCAAATACTTTGCAGCCCAGAAATATGATGGAATATTGCATATTTTTCCTCTCACATGTATGCCAGAAATAATAGCAAAATCAGTATTAAATGGTATCAAAAATCAAATTAATATTCCTATCCTACACGTTGTAGTAGACGAGGTTGACAGTGACGTAGGTATCAAAACACGTTTAGAAGCTTTTTTAGACTTAATCGAAGCAAGGAGTGATAACGTTGAGCAAAGACTTCTTTCTTGGGATTGA
- a CDS encoding acyl-CoA dehydratase activase, whose translation MSKDFFLGIDIGSVSTNVVLLDQSDRIIESMYLRTQGKPIEILQKALGALYEKYGDSLRIKGVGTTGSGRHLASLVVGADIVKNEITAHAKAAIFFVPDVRTIIEIGGQDSKIILIKDRIVIDFAMNTICAAGTGSFLDRQAERLNIPIEKFGEIAIKSQNPVRIAGRCAVFAESDMIHKQQLGHPCEDILFGLCLAMARNYLANLAKGKSLESPILFQGGVAANIAMKKAFEQLLGTQIIVPKYYNVMGAIGIALLAKERTKGLITKFRGFESINGCKFETKGFECRDCSNYCEVVGFYSNGNLVARWGDKCQKYSSNRNYHIENSKNL comes from the coding sequence TTGAGCAAAGACTTCTTTCTTGGGATTGACATTGGTTCTGTTAGTACTAATGTAGTATTGCTTGACCAAAGTGACAGAATTATTGAAAGCATGTATCTCAGAACCCAAGGAAAGCCTATTGAAATTTTACAAAAGGCTCTTGGCGCATTGTACGAAAAGTATGGAGATAGCTTGAGGATAAAAGGAGTTGGAACTACAGGGTCAGGAAGGCATTTAGCATCGCTGGTGGTAGGAGCAGACATTGTAAAAAATGAGATAACTGCTCATGCAAAGGCTGCAATCTTTTTTGTACCTGATGTAAGAACTATAATTGAAATAGGTGGACAAGATTCGAAAATAATCTTAATAAAAGATAGAATTGTTATTGATTTTGCTATGAATACAATCTGTGCTGCGGGAACAGGTTCTTTTTTGGATAGACAAGCAGAGAGACTTAATATTCCGATTGAAAAGTTTGGTGAAATAGCAATAAAATCACAAAATCCTGTAAGAATAGCTGGCAGGTGTGCTGTGTTTGCTGAGTCAGACATGATTCACAAACAGCAGCTTGGACATCCTTGTGAAGATATTCTTTTTGGGCTGTGTTTAGCTATGGCGAGAAACTATCTTGCCAATTTGGCGAAAGGGAAAAGCTTGGAAAGTCCAATACTGTTCCAGGGCGGTGTTGCGGCAAATATAGCAATGAAAAAGGCTTTTGAGCAACTTCTTGGAACACAAATTATAGTTCCAAAATACTACAATGTTATGGGAGCAATAGGTATTGCCCTGCTGGCAAAGGAGAGGACAAAAGGTCTTATCACCAAATTCAGGGGTTTTGAAAGCATCAATGGTTGCAAGTTTGAGACAAAAGGATTTGAGTGTCGGGATTGTTCAAATTATTGCGAGGTTGTTGGTTTTTATAGTAATGGCAATTTAGTGGCAAGGTGGGGTGATAAATGCCAAAAATACTCATCTAACAGGAATTATCATATTGAAAACTCTAAAAATCTGTGA
- a CDS encoding tRNA threonylcarbamoyladenosine dehydratase — protein MIGPEDIFQRTMMLIGEDKIEKLSKAKVAVCGLGGVGSFAFEALVRCGVGNFVIVDKDRVVPSNLNRQLIATMPSIGRYKVEIARERAVEINPFVKIEIIPKKVTSENIYEIFENVNLDYIVDAIDDIGAKVALIKFSSKENIKIISCMGMGNRINPLLVKVSDIYSTRYCPLAKKLRSILRKENIKSLKVVYSEEKPSKPDYRYLKEKSEKKHVPASISFVPPVAGFIMAYEVVKDLVFGD, from the coding sequence TTGATAGGTCCAGAAGATATTTTCCAAAGAACTATGATGCTAATTGGAGAAGATAAGATTGAAAAACTGTCAAAGGCAAAAGTAGCAGTGTGTGGGCTTGGTGGAGTTGGAAGTTTTGCGTTTGAAGCTCTTGTTCGCTGTGGAGTAGGAAATTTTGTTATTGTTGACAAAGATAGAGTTGTTCCCTCTAATTTGAACCGCCAACTAATAGCAACTATGCCGAGTATAGGAAGATATAAAGTGGAGATTGCACGTGAAAGGGCAGTTGAAATAAACCCTTTTGTGAAAATAGAAATAATACCTAAGAAAGTTACATCCGAGAATATTTATGAGATTTTTGAGAATGTGAATTTGGATTATATAGTAGATGCAATAGATGATATTGGGGCAAAGGTTGCACTTATCAAATTTTCTTCAAAAGAGAACATAAAAATAATAAGTTGTATGGGTATGGGCAACAGGATAAATCCTTTGCTTGTAAAAGTTTCTGATATATATTCTACACGTTATTGTCCGCTTGCTAAAAAACTTAGAAGTATTCTGAGAAAAGAAAATATTAAGAGTTTAAAGGTTGTATACTCTGAGGAAAAACCATCAAAACCCGATTATAGATATTTAAAAGAAAAGTCAGAAAAAAAGCATGTTCCAGCAAGTATTTCGTTTGTTCCACCTGTTGCAGGATTTATTATGGCTTATGAGGTGGTAAAGGACCTGGTTTTTGGTGATTAA
- a CDS encoding DivIVA domain-containing protein gives MNTYKFARAFRGFKPSSVIEYLNNLEMTYEKEIKEKQEKIEELQKENEELKNTLKKLEEELSKLNEQKIKIAELLIIAQEKAESIVSKAIEEGENKKRALLAEIEEHEKLLQNLKDEIKRIKGELQSFISKFDEKAIGSSQPELQEESSIM, from the coding sequence ATGAATACATACAAATTTGCAAGGGCTTTTAGGGGTTTTAAACCAAGTTCTGTGATAGAGTATTTAAATAATTTGGAGATGACCTATGAAAAAGAAATAAAAGAGAAACAGGAAAAGATTGAAGAGCTCCAGAAAGAAAATGAGGAGTTAAAGAATACTTTGAAAAAGCTTGAGGAAGAGCTTTCAAAGTTGAACGAGCAAAAAATAAAAATTGCTGAGCTTCTCATAATTGCTCAGGAAAAGGCAGAGAGTATCGTATCAAAAGCAATTGAAGAGGGAGAAAACAAAAAGAGAGCTCTTCTTGCTGAAATTGAGGAGCATGAAAAGCTTCTTCAAAATTTAAAAGACGAAATAAAGCGAATAAAAGGAGAACTTCAATCCTTCATTTCTAAATTTGATGAGAAAGCTATAGGTAGCTCTCAACCTGAACTTCAAGAAGAGAGTAGCATTATGTAA
- a CDS encoding polysaccharide deacetylase family protein — MIKVFNISKIIRLVLLAILILLIINTIFIYSRLTVEVVTLKKLLPIYCVNRDDKKIALTFDAAWGNDDTKELLSILKRFNAKATFFLVGFWVEKYPEDVKNIFSQGHEIGSHSDKHLHMSRLSEAEIIRDIKSCEEKIIKIIHKKPVVFRPPYGDYNNTLIRTLSSLGYYVIQWDVDSLDWKDLSAQEIAQRVLKRVKSGSIVLFHNNAENTKFALPIILSSLSKQGYQFVTVSELIYKDGYYIDHQGVQRKIER, encoded by the coding sequence ATGATAAAAGTTTTTAACATTTCCAAAATTATAAGGCTGGTCTTACTCGCAATTCTTATTTTGCTCATAATAAACACTATTTTTATCTATTCAAGGCTAACTGTAGAGGTTGTAACTCTAAAAAAGCTTCTACCAATCTACTGTGTTAACAGGGATGACAAGAAAATAGCTCTAACATTTGATGCTGCATGGGGAAACGACGATACAAAAGAACTGCTTAGTATACTCAAAAGATTCAATGCAAAAGCTACTTTTTTCCTTGTAGGTTTTTGGGTAGAAAAATATCCCGAAGATGTAAAGAATATCTTCAGTCAAGGGCATGAAATAGGAAGCCATTCTGACAAACATCTTCACATGTCAAGATTATCTGAAGCTGAGATAATTAGAGATATTAAAAGCTGTGAAGAAAAAATTATAAAGATTATTCACAAAAAACCAGTGGTTTTCAGACCTCCATATGGAGATTACAATAATACTTTAATAAGAACTCTTTCTTCCTTGGGATATTATGTTATTCAGTGGGATGTTGATTCACTTGATTGGAAAGATTTATCTGCCCAAGAGATTGCACAGAGAGTATTGAAGAGAGTAAAAAGCGGCTCTATTGTATTGTTTCATAATAATGCCGAAAATACTAAATTTGCTCTGCCGATTATACTCAGTAGTCTTTCCAAGCAAGGGTATCAATTTGTAACAGTATCAGAACTAATATATAAAGATGGTTATTATATTGACCACCAAGGTGTTCAGAGAAAAATAGAAAGGTGA
- a CDS encoding single-stranded DNA-binding protein: MSQNPLENNRVYLCGKVVTPLNFSHESFGEKFFTFKLEVPRLSQQKDILIVTVSDRLLINVNLEEGNSVEVIGQFRSYNNPSNVGNRLILTVFARDIKNVESIDPSKNINEIFLNGYVCKKPQYRTTPLGREITDILLAVNRLYGKSDYIPCIAWGRNARFASTFQIGDNIKIWGRVQSRDYQKKLEDGRVEIRTAYEVSIFKLEKVEKEENAN, translated from the coding sequence ATGTCTCAAAACCCTTTAGAAAACAACAGAGTTTACTTGTGTGGAAAGGTTGTTACTCCACTTAATTTTAGTCATGAGAGTTTTGGTGAAAAATTTTTTACATTTAAGCTTGAAGTTCCCCGACTTTCTCAGCAAAAGGATATTTTAATTGTAACAGTTTCTGATAGACTTTTAATCAATGTAAATCTTGAAGAGGGAAACTCGGTAGAGGTAATAGGACAGTTTAGGTCATACAATAATCCTTCAAATGTAGGAAACAGACTCATCTTAACAGTATTTGCAAGGGACATTAAAAATGTTGAGAGTATTGACCCTTCGAAGAATATCAATGAGATATTTTTAAATGGATATGTGTGCAAAAAACCTCAGTATCGCACCACGCCTTTAGGAAGGGAAATAACAGATATTTTGCTCGCGGTAAATAGACTGTATGGGAAGTCAGATTATATTCCTTGCATTGCTTGGGGGAGAAATGCCCGTTTTGCAAGTACATTTCAAATAGGTGATAACATAAAAATATGGGGAAGAGTGCAAAGTAGAGATTATCAAAAGAAATTGGAAGATGGTAGGGTAGAGATAAGAACTGCTTATGAGGTTTCTATATTTAAGCTTGAAAAAGTAGAAAAGGAAGAGAATGCGAACTAA
- the pgsA gene encoding CDP-diacylglycerol--glycerol-3-phosphate 3-phosphatidyltransferase — MLNLPNILTILRFILVPVFAAIFLSHLKYNYLIALSMFLLSGLTDVLDGFIARRYNMVTQFGKLFDPLADKLMILTVLWCLVLKEYIPSWVFYIVLAKEIFMIVGSALLYGKIKIVVSANIYGKISTFLFYIAIVALILRWQISFFTLILALIFAVFALVMYVSKYVNEYKRLKSTSRE, encoded by the coding sequence TTGTTGAATCTACCAAATATTCTCACAATTTTAAGATTTATATTAGTACCAGTATTTGCTGCAATATTTCTTTCTCATCTGAAGTACAATTATCTGATAGCGCTAAGTATGTTTTTATTATCAGGCCTCACTGATGTTTTAGATGGTTTTATTGCACGAAGATACAATATGGTTACACAATTTGGAAAACTATTTGACCCGCTTGCAGACAAGTTGATGATACTTACTGTCTTGTGGTGCCTTGTTTTGAAAGAATATATACCTTCATGGGTTTTTTATATTGTTCTTGCAAAAGAGATTTTTATGATAGTAGGTTCAGCTCTCTTATATGGGAAAATAAAAATAGTGGTTTCTGCTAATATATATGGAAAAATTTCAACTTTTTTGTTTTACATAGCCATTGTCGCGTTAATCTTAAGATGGCAGATATCCTTTTTTACACTCATATTAGCTCTAATTTTTGCTGTTTTTGCACTTGTAATGTATGTATCAAAATATGTAAATGAATATAAAAGACTCAAAAGCACCTCCCGTGAATAA